A region from the Phycisphaerales bacterium genome encodes:
- a CDS encoding efflux RND transporter periplasmic adaptor subunit encodes MSTADLGALTGAPRSDSNSVVPRPPRRWATRVLIPASLLLGMAGVLAFAARGTLLPPPGVWVAPVVLVDRSPTPIAATGEPASAKGKPAALGPVLVQAPGWIEADPYSTTVPVLAEGFVREVLVLEGERVEMDQVVARLIEDDARLALEGARAERDMANAELSIARRDADVAQARVDEVVEDRRRKTLAGSAAVSALEISQLELRERTMEREVLAAQARVASIDARLKSRQVAVDEAELRLSRMEIRAPITGVVQTRTLEPGMRVGMPEPMTRESMGTGQIRLYDPARIQARVDVPIADAARVGIGSRAEVICEALPNRAFHGEVTRIVHEADIQRNTVQMKVRIHDPNEILKPEMLVRVRLYSRAAESADRPASNANQQLPNPLASTVSIPAGAVVDGKAAWVVIPGNRAGTSVTRRRDITFQQTTPASGAVNVTTGLSIGDRVIVDPPTTLTEGARVRILGEWTEQTHQSKESTHGSH; translated from the coding sequence ATGTCCACCGCGGATCTCGGCGCGCTCACCGGCGCACCTCGTTCTGATTCCAACTCAGTGGTGCCCCGTCCGCCCAGACGATGGGCGACGCGCGTCCTCATCCCGGCGTCATTGCTGCTCGGGATGGCGGGTGTTCTTGCCTTCGCGGCACGGGGCACGCTTCTTCCGCCGCCGGGCGTGTGGGTCGCGCCGGTGGTACTTGTCGATCGTTCACCGACGCCGATCGCCGCGACTGGCGAGCCCGCGTCCGCGAAAGGCAAGCCGGCTGCGCTCGGCCCGGTGCTCGTGCAGGCGCCGGGGTGGATCGAGGCCGATCCGTATTCCACGACCGTGCCCGTGCTCGCCGAAGGATTCGTGCGCGAGGTGCTCGTGCTCGAGGGGGAGCGCGTCGAGATGGACCAGGTCGTCGCCCGCCTCATCGAGGATGACGCGAGGCTGGCGCTCGAGGGAGCAAGGGCCGAGCGTGATATGGCGAACGCCGAACTCTCGATCGCCCGGCGTGATGCCGATGTCGCCCAGGCAAGAGTTGACGAGGTCGTCGAGGATCGGCGTCGAAAGACACTCGCGGGTTCGGCGGCGGTCTCGGCCCTCGAGATCAGCCAACTCGAACTCCGCGAGCGCACTATGGAGCGAGAGGTGCTCGCCGCCCAGGCGCGTGTGGCGAGCATCGACGCGCGGCTGAAGTCCCGTCAGGTCGCGGTGGACGAGGCCGAACTCCGACTGAGCCGCATGGAGATCCGGGCCCCGATCACGGGTGTCGTCCAGACGCGCACGCTCGAGCCCGGCATGCGCGTGGGGATGCCCGAGCCGATGACGCGTGAATCGATGGGCACGGGGCAGATCCGTCTCTACGACCCAGCACGCATCCAGGCCCGCGTCGATGTCCCTATCGCTGATGCGGCCCGTGTGGGTATCGGTTCGCGAGCCGAAGTAATCTGCGAGGCACTCCCCAATCGAGCATTCCATGGCGAGGTCACGCGGATCGTGCACGAGGCCGACATCCAGCGCAACACGGTGCAGATGAAGGTCCGCATCCACGACCCAAACGAGATCCTCAAGCCCGAGATGCTCGTGCGGGTGCGTTTGTACTCCAGGGCGGCCGAGAGCGCCGATCGCCCGGCGTCCAACGCCAATCAACAGTTGCCAAATCCGCTCGCCTCAACCGTGAGCATCCCCGCCGGGGCCGTCGTGGACGGCAAGGCGGCGTGGGTCGTCATTCCGGGGAACCGCGCGGGAACGAGCGTCACGCGTCGGCGTGATATCACCTTCCAACAAACCACGCCCGCTTCGGGTGCCGTGAACGTGACTACGGGCTTGTCCATAGGCGATCGAGTCATCGTTGATCCTCCAACCACGCTCACCGAAGGCGCTCGCGTCCGCATCCTCGGCGAATGGACCGAGCAAACACATCAGTCCAAGGAGTCCACCCATGGCTCTCATTGA
- a CDS encoding zinc ABC transporter substrate-binding protein — protein sequence MSRIFVLVFPLLCAVLLIACDSRSNSPNAASSNAPVEHRLPKVVTTVGMVTDIVRGVAGERAQVVGLLGEGIDPHLYKPTRSDIQELMGADIIFYNGLLLEGKMTDVLVRAASAGRPVHAVTELLDESELLEPPAFAGHVDPHVWMDPLAWAKAVEVVRDRLIEHDPKGKPVFEANAQHIIEQIHALHNYATAAIATIPKDSRVLITAHDAFNYFGRRYDIEVVGIQGLSTESEAGVQDIERLVSLIVSRHVPAVFIESTVSERNVNALIAGAKAQGHVVHIGGTLYSDAMGPTGTYEGTYLGMIDHNVTTIVRALGGDAPIGGWQGKLKEAAAGDSK from the coding sequence ATGAGTCGCATCTTCGTCCTCGTGTTCCCGCTGCTCTGCGCCGTGCTCCTCATCGCCTGTGACTCCCGCTCCAACTCACCCAACGCGGCCTCTTCCAACGCGCCCGTCGAGCACCGCCTTCCCAAGGTCGTCACCACCGTCGGCATGGTCACCGACATCGTCCGAGGCGTCGCGGGCGAACGCGCCCAGGTCGTCGGCCTCCTCGGAGAGGGCATCGACCCGCACCTCTACAAGCCCACCAGATCCGACATCCAGGAACTCATGGGCGCCGACATCATCTTCTACAACGGGCTGCTCCTCGAGGGCAAGATGACCGACGTCCTCGTCCGCGCCGCGAGCGCCGGGAGGCCCGTGCACGCCGTCACTGAACTCCTCGATGAGTCGGAACTCCTCGAGCCGCCGGCCTTCGCCGGCCACGTCGATCCCCACGTCTGGATGGACCCGCTCGCGTGGGCCAAGGCGGTCGAGGTCGTGCGCGATCGCCTCATCGAGCACGACCCCAAGGGCAAGCCCGTATTCGAGGCCAATGCTCAGCACATCATCGAGCAGATCCACGCCCTCCACAACTACGCGACCGCCGCGATCGCCACGATCCCCAAGGACAGTCGCGTCCTCATCACCGCCCACGACGCCTTCAACTACTTCGGCCGGCGCTACGACATCGAAGTCGTCGGCATCCAGGGCCTCTCCACCGAGTCCGAGGCCGGTGTGCAGGACATCGAGCGCCTCGTGAGCCTCATCGTCTCACGCCACGTCCCCGCGGTCTTCATCGAGTCCACCGTCTCCGAGCGCAACGTCAATGCTCTGATCGCCGGCGCCAAGGCCCAGGGACACGTCGTCCACATCGGCGGCACGCTCTACAGCGACGCCATGGGTCCGACTGGAACCTACGAGGGAACCTACCTCGGCATGATCGACC
- a CDS encoding ABC transporter ATP-binding protein has translation MALIECRQLTKSYSKGDATITPLSGVDLDVEAGEFLALMGPSGSGKTTLLNLIAGIDVPSSGSLRIGGTELAGLSRGKLADWRRDHVGYIFQLYNLVPVLTAYENVELPMLLHSVSSRERHERVSAALSLVGIADRHDHYPRQLSGGQEQRVAIARAIVTNPTIIVADEPTGDLDAESAAAIMGLLKRLNEELGRTLIMVTHDAKSARHASRQLHLEKGRLIESSEPQTALAGASA, from the coding sequence ATGGCTCTCATTGAATGTCGCCAACTCACCAAGTCGTACTCCAAGGGCGACGCCACGATCACGCCCCTGAGCGGCGTGGACCTCGATGTCGAGGCCGGCGAGTTCCTCGCCCTCATGGGCCCTTCCGGAAGCGGGAAGACGACGCTCCTCAATCTCATCGCCGGGATCGACGTGCCGTCCTCTGGCTCGTTGAGGATCGGCGGGACGGAACTCGCGGGGCTAAGCCGCGGCAAACTCGCCGACTGGCGCCGCGACCACGTCGGATACATCTTCCAACTCTACAACCTCGTGCCGGTTCTCACGGCCTACGAGAACGTCGAACTCCCGATGCTGCTCCATTCGGTCTCGTCGCGCGAGCGTCACGAGCGCGTCTCGGCCGCCCTCTCGCTCGTGGGCATCGCCGACCGGCATGATCACTACCCGCGACAACTCTCGGGTGGACAGGAGCAGCGCGTCGCGATCGCGCGCGCGATCGTGACCAACCCGACCATCATCGTCGCCGACGAACCGACGGGGGATCTTGATGCCGAGTCTGCCGCGGCGATCATGGGCTTGCTCAAGCGACTGAACGAGGAACTCGGTCGCACCCTCATCATGGTGACGCACGACGCGAAATCGGCCCGTCATGCCTCTCGCCAACTCCACCTCGAGAAGGGACGCCTCATCGAGTCGTCCGAACCGCAGACCGCACTCGCCGGAGCCAGCGCATGA
- a CDS encoding MarR family transcriptional regulator, translated as MSNKDAHRRTRDDHAQETAQDYVEAVAEFSASRGCCRVKDLASRFGVSHVTVTRIVSRLVREGLLTTEPHRPIELTRRGGALAKRARERHDAVYAFLVAIGVPATVAAIDAEGIEHHASPKTIARFRAITRAKSPIPRPKSTPARVPRPTRKVH; from the coding sequence ATGAGCAACAAAGACGCCCATCGCCGAACGCGTGACGACCATGCGCAGGAAACGGCACAGGACTATGTCGAGGCCGTCGCCGAGTTCTCGGCGTCGCGTGGGTGCTGCCGCGTGAAGGATCTCGCCTCGCGCTTCGGCGTGAGCCACGTCACGGTCACGCGGATCGTCAGTCGCCTCGTGCGTGAGGGGCTGCTCACGACCGAGCCGCATCGTCCCATCGAACTCACGCGCCGCGGCGGCGCGCTCGCCAAGCGTGCCCGCGAGCGGCACGACGCCGTCTACGCGTTCCTTGTCGCGATCGGGGTTCCGGCGACGGTCGCCGCCATCGACGCCGAGGGCATCGAGCACCACGCCAGCCCCAAGACGATCGCCCGCTTCCGAGCCATCACGCGGGCCAAGTCGCCCATTCCACGCCCGAAGTCAACCCCAGCACGCGTCCCCAGACCCACCCGAAAGGTCCATTAA
- a CDS encoding ABC transporter permease, which yields MIPAKHIPTILKQVVRHRTRTALTVAGVAVAMFLFVAVQSLRDGVHAATQSASSDTKLVVYRQNRFCPATSRLPENYGDRIERIAGVAEVVPMKVVVNNCGASLDVVTFRGVPEDSLPLISKSWLVLEGSIDEWNRRSDSALVGARLAERRGIRVGQSFDAAGVTVNVAGIIESDEAQDQNVAYVHLPFLQQAAKGSTLGIVTQFAVRVTDSSQLDSVAKQIDEEFKTDQEPTQTRPEKAFVAQAASDVIAIVGFTRYLGWACLAAVLALVANSIILSVRDRVKEHAVLQTLGYRPGLLARLVIVESVILSLLGGLVGTGLALVVVRFGQFTLSNEGLSIPITARPGLVALGLGISIVVGVLAGLVPAFSAGRRDLATCFRAV from the coding sequence ATGATCCCCGCGAAACACATTCCCACGATTCTGAAGCAGGTTGTTCGTCATCGAACGCGCACGGCCCTCACCGTCGCCGGCGTCGCGGTCGCGATGTTCCTCTTTGTCGCAGTCCAATCGCTCCGCGATGGCGTCCATGCGGCGACACAGTCAGCATCAAGCGACACCAAACTCGTCGTCTATCGCCAGAACCGATTCTGCCCCGCAACCAGCCGCCTTCCCGAGAACTATGGCGATCGGATCGAGCGGATCGCGGGCGTCGCCGAGGTCGTCCCGATGAAGGTCGTTGTCAATAACTGCGGCGCAAGCCTGGACGTGGTCACCTTCCGGGGCGTCCCCGAGGATTCACTCCCGCTGATCTCCAAGTCCTGGCTCGTGCTCGAAGGCTCCATCGACGAGTGGAATCGCCGCTCCGACTCGGCGTTGGTCGGGGCACGCCTTGCCGAGCGTCGGGGCATTCGCGTCGGCCAGTCATTCGATGCCGCCGGCGTCACCGTCAACGTCGCGGGGATCATCGAGTCCGATGAGGCCCAGGATCAGAATGTCGCGTACGTCCATCTCCCCTTCCTCCAGCAGGCGGCCAAGGGAAGCACGCTGGGCATCGTGACGCAGTTTGCCGTCCGAGTCACTGATTCCTCGCAACTCGATTCCGTTGCGAAGCAGATCGACGAGGAGTTCAAAACCGACCAGGAGCCGACGCAGACCCGACCGGAGAAGGCCTTCGTCGCCCAGGCGGCGAGCGACGTGATCGCGATCGTTGGCTTCACGAGGTATCTTGGCTGGGCGTGCCTCGCCGCGGTCCTCGCGCTCGTCGCCAACTCGATCATCCTCAGCGTGCGTGATCGGGTGAAGGAGCACGCCGTTCTCCAGACGCTCGGCTATCGCCCTGGCCTCCTCGCCCGACTCGTGATTGTCGAGAGCGTGATCCTCTCGCTGCTCGGTGGGCTTGTGGGAACGGGCCTCGCGCTCGTCGTCGTGCGCTTCGGGCAGTTCACGCTCTCCAACGAGGGGCTGAGCATCCCGATCACCGCGCGTCCAGGCCTCGTCGCGCTCGGCCTGGGGATCTCGATCGTGGTAGGAGTGCTCGCGGGGCTGGTCCCCGCGTTCAGCGCGGGCCGACGCGATCTCGCGACCTGTTTCCGGGCCGTGTAA
- a CDS encoding ABC transporter permease, with protein sequence MRRLPLDYAVRNLGRSHTRLALAVIGSTLVALLTLAAGAFVRGMTTSLQSTGGEHNVIIVGTGSEESVERSEIGARIPGLIGASIQGIQSRGSTSYLSPEVYVQLIIGPESDPQRRSLAAVRGVTPTALLVHSGVRLTEGRFPRAGEDEVMLGAMTHVRLGVPSESIAVGKSLMLEGRPWEIVGTFDASGTIMQAEVWAPLTDIKEATKRETISCVVMTLDPDRAEFGDVDYFCRSRIDLELSAMRESEYYAGLSRFFAPIRFVAWATAGLIGLGGLFGGLNTMYAAFAARVREVGMLQSLGYRRGAVVLSLVQESVIAASAGGLFACVAGLLVLDGLAVRFSMGAFGLVVDESVLLVGLGASLVLGIVGALPPAWKCLTLPIPQALKGV encoded by the coding sequence GTGAGACGACTCCCACTCGACTATGCCGTCCGGAATCTGGGCCGATCGCACACGCGTCTCGCGCTCGCGGTGATCGGGAGCACGCTCGTCGCGCTCCTCACGCTCGCCGCGGGGGCCTTCGTCCGAGGCATGACGACCTCGCTGCAATCGACAGGCGGGGAGCACAATGTCATCATCGTCGGCACGGGGAGCGAAGAGTCCGTGGAACGCAGCGAGATCGGTGCACGAATCCCCGGTCTGATCGGCGCGTCGATCCAGGGAATCCAGTCCCGCGGCTCGACGTCCTACCTCTCTCCCGAGGTCTACGTGCAACTCATCATCGGCCCGGAGTCCGATCCTCAACGGCGCAGCCTTGCCGCAGTGCGCGGAGTCACGCCCACCGCCCTGCTCGTCCACTCCGGCGTGCGTCTCACCGAGGGCCGCTTCCCCCGCGCGGGCGAGGACGAGGTCATGCTCGGAGCGATGACCCACGTCCGCCTCGGCGTCCCGAGTGAGTCGATCGCCGTGGGAAAGTCGCTCATGCTCGAGGGTCGCCCATGGGAAATCGTCGGCACGTTCGATGCCTCGGGCACAATCATGCAGGCCGAGGTCTGGGCGCCGCTCACCGACATCAAGGAAGCCACGAAGCGAGAGACGATCTCCTGCGTGGTGATGACGCTCGATCCCGATCGCGCCGAGTTCGGCGATGTGGACTACTTCTGCCGCTCACGAATCGACCTCGAACTGAGCGCCATGCGCGAGTCCGAGTACTACGCCGGTCTCAGCCGCTTCTTCGCGCCGATCCGTTTCGTCGCGTGGGCGACGGCCGGCCTGATCGGGCTGGGCGGTCTGTTCGGCGGGCTGAACACGATGTACGCCGCCTTCGCCGCCCGCGTCCGAGAGGTCGGCATGCTCCAATCGCTGGGTTATCGACGCGGCGCTGTCGTACTGAGCCTCGTGCAGGAATCGGTGATTGCGGCGTCGGCGGGCGGCCTGTTCGCGTGCGTCGCGGGACTGCTCGTGCTCGATGGGCTGGCCGTACGATTCTCCATGGGCGCGTTCGGCCTGGTGGTCGACGAGTCCGTGCTCCTCGTCGGCCTCGGCGCCTCGCTGGTGCTGGGCATCGTCGGGGCGCTCCCACCCGCGTGGAAGTGTCTGACGCTCCCCATCCCCCAGGCTCTCAAAGGCGTCTAG